A region from the Aquimarina sp. ERC-38 genome encodes:
- a CDS encoding carboxymuconolactone decarboxylase family protein has translation MPLVAPLSPEHSPETKKLAEFFNETLGFCPNSILTMQYRPAISKAFINLNMAVMANEGRVTSALKRMIAWVSSNATGCRYCQAHAIRAAERYGAEQEQLDNIWEYKTHPAFSDAERAALDFSLAASQVPNAVDAQIKEELYKYWDEGEIVEMLGVISLFGYLNRWNDSMGTTLEKDAIASGNQYLGKHGFEVGKHV, from the coding sequence ATGCCTTTAGTAGCTCCTTTATCCCCTGAACATAGCCCCGAAACTAAAAAATTAGCCGAATTCTTTAACGAGACGCTAGGTTTTTGCCCGAATTCTATATTGACAATGCAATATCGACCTGCAATATCTAAAGCTTTTATTAATTTAAACATGGCGGTAATGGCTAATGAAGGGCGGGTAACTTCAGCGTTAAAAAGAATGATTGCCTGGGTGAGTAGTAATGCCACGGGTTGCCGGTATTGCCAGGCTCATGCGATCCGGGCAGCAGAACGTTACGGGGCAGAACAGGAGCAATTGGATAATATCTGGGAATACAAAACACATCCTGCTTTTAGTGATGCGGAACGAGCTGCACTGGACTTTTCGCTAGCGGCTAGCCAGGTACCTAATGCCGTTGATGCGCAAATTAAAGAAGAGCTTTATAAATACTGGGATGAAGGCGAAATCGTGGAAATGCTAGGTGTCATTTCCCTCTTTGGATACCTAAACCGATGGAATGATTCTATGGGAACTACCTTGGAAAAAGATGCTATAGCAAGTGGGAATCAATATTTAGGGAAACACGGTTTTGAAGTAGGGAAGCATGTATGA